One part of the Denticeps clupeoides chromosome 8, fDenClu1.1, whole genome shotgun sequence genome encodes these proteins:
- the tarbp1 gene encoding probable methyltransferase TARBP1, producing the protein MSSVAIAAVLSRCPDVVRVLESLCWTPDTWPEPEQIEALKLLIDGVGASENGEQVLSKVKAVILEQCLPLLVKISASAATGGVGRSQRSTTDAVCGLLASCLALCGADVARELALLTMPALAQCEDADGAAAHAQDQLHLDVAVEVLAVLLPRLSSDAQLTLTCLSCALSAVKVLPEPRAAKVLLRVLLTLLNASRGERRDDALRRAWRELCRWRAPARALLCLTALSDLYFPASSPGVRADLRGSPAFWTTVQAGLTHGDNVARKRAQYLLRRAVAQNQQFGPCPPGGDDCYFRWVPSEEETLRLFWEDYLLVMETLEENQIHVIRPVLNRLDTLVITTAGGDEGPALVHPSWLLCAYQRMFRSENQAVVKEGVRHLMELNLLQQPSFALAYAQFIVGPFMDSLADSSLFHRSPSQKIGECPEVGLKIQEFMVTFFGSLPQECRGAVLMQLLQRLGSHHWCAVPLLFLAQALARLPTRPLLGPPGLHALREVLCCTMITHQVLLRGAAQCFLLHSALCLTDVSIVTLDEIFGFLVHFRSDESLCRGTVLWDQLCQWLLENEGKFAPTVGNPDAPGRHQTETGIINVRTYVQQRLEVFLVAPAMTDQADSLPDPGEAEVLARAILLSADMDVTRLGEEEAAGRLETLLRPLLEVLRRLSTNVYLPVCKSDRSLQLLLRLLQLQRRRGGLGAETENDDWVEAAMKTLVLQTVEEVQEFLARRLSGELQEVCDVERAGLYLSLLREALLRFSHVEWYRCSVQDRLVPRLIQACRSILTEPTEQIPTVQGQVPRAVAMAVLSLLCEVAEGGVLEPQSEAMLSLGFLSDYFHLSPEHFNQPLVKPAAQQSDSTVDDSPFLRDWGRIAAHFIRDQWTCLGFLQRSAAHSGSQQASKACVALQAAVEALGLLPSDLVLPLLDFMASVLPQVAVCEEFLCVEAVTASWKVVLGLSGNARDFWSTLQSFVQVAFGRGALELREEEAPNLTKSLHKIAGELIELGQAKMGVFNVLIRQCCCIWLPSGSESESGADGHFSSAMSHLDILTEACLYGPVFRRDQRLIQEVQTYVEQLGEACAANSAVSSDNRDEQFPRVCAVAFLSRLQPHNHLHQTLMEALLLRLLEKDQEIAKSKVRYYSNSLQHRVKNRVWQTVLLLLPKLRTEFVVGTVLGRVFEAAFCSNQASVKYLIEWAMVLILYNNPSCMEQLWECFSVDQEKTKTSVCTFLSVLVHMNILLPKVQDKVGQWSRALEVILQSCFSHNFSVRLYALLALKKVWSLEGARSAAEEALGGSSAIGGLATVVQACLHQADVMQNSGNAMKNWLRIQAHFFFSVFHPLRDYSVETIFYTFPSLSELSDDEWIPLWKFERMVEFSPNPQLPLRNPGQDLIQACGVWIQQDRDDLEQEERWAEVQKKIMPWNLSIQEQEPLLAAQQRSQRLGKMNTALLVVASLIDKPTNLGGLCRTCEIFGASALVLDSLRHVGDKHFQALSVSSELWLPMLEVKPVELVDFLQLKKREGYCIIGVEQTANSQNLQDFKFPEKTLLLLGNEREGIPANLLQMLDVCVEIPQHGVTRSLNVHVSAALLVWEYTRQHKAPPPSR; encoded by the exons ATGTCGTCTGTCGCGATAGCCGCCGTGTTGTCGCGCTGCCCCGACGTCGTGCGAGTGCTGGAGTCGCTGTGCTGGACCCCCGACACCTGGCCGGAACCGGAGCAGATCGAGGCGCTGAAGCTCCTCATCGACGGCGTCGGCGCGTCAGAAAACGGGGAGCAGGTTTTAAGCAAAGTGAAGGCCGTCATACTGGAGCAGTGTTTGCCGCTGCTGGTCAAAATATCCGCGTCCGCCGCGACCGGCGGGGTCGGGCGGTCCCAGCGGAGCACCACCGACGCCGTGTGCGGCTTGCTGGCCAGCTGCCTGGCGCTGTGCGGCGCCGACGTGGCCAGAGAACTCGCCCTGCTCACCATGCCCGCGCTTGCGCAGTGCGAGGACGCGGACGGCGCCGCCGCGCATGCGCAGGACCAGTTGCACCTCGACGTGGCCGTGGAGGTCCTGGCGGTGCTGCTGCCGCGCCTGTCCTCCGACGCGCAGCTGACGCTGACGTGCCTGTCCTGCGCGCTGTCGGCCGTGAAGGTGCTGCCCGAGCCCCGGGCCGCCAAGGTGCTGCTGCGAGTGCTGCTGACGCTGCTGAACGCGTCCCGCGGCGAGCGCAGGGACGACGCGCTGCGGCGCGCCTGGCGCGAGCTGTGCCGGTGGCGCGCGCCGGCGCGCGCCCTGCTGTGTCTGACCGCGCTGTCCGACCTGTACTTCCCCGCAAGCTCCCCCGGCGTCCGGGCGGACCTGCGCGGCTCTCCGGCGTTCTGGACCACCGTCCAGGCCGGACTGACGCACGGGGACAACGTGGCCCGCAAACGCGCGCAGTACCTGCTGAGGAGGGCCGTGGCGCAGAATCAGCAGTTCGGTCCCTGCCCGCCGGGAGGAG ATGACTGTTACTTCAGGTGGGTCCCCAGTGAAGAGGAAACTCTCAGGTTGTTCTGGGAGGACTACCTTTTGGTCATGGAGACCCTGGAAGAGAACCAG ATCCATGTGATCCGCCCTGTTCTTAACAGGCTTGACACTCTGGTCATCACAACAGCTGGTGGTGATGAAG GCCCGGCTCTGGTGCATCCCTCCTGGCTGCTGTGCGCATACCAGCGCATGTTCCGCAGTGAGAACCAGGCGGTGGTGAAGGAGGGGGTTCGCCACCTGATGGAGCTGAACCTGCTGCAGCAGCCTTCCTTTGCCTTGGCTTACGCTCAG TTCATTGTAGGCCCATTCATGGATTCTCTGGCTGACAGTTCACTCTTCCACCG atcacCCAGCCAGAAAATTGGGGAATGTCCAGAGGTCGGACTCAAAATACAGGAGTTTATGGTGACCTTTTTTGGCAGCCTACCCCAGGAGTGCAGAG GTGCTGTGCTGATGCAGCTGCTTCAGAGGTTGGGCTCCCATCACTGGTGTGCTgttcccctcctcttcctcgctcaAGCTCTCGCTCGGCTCCCTACCCGCCCGCTTTTAGGCCCGCCAGGTTTACATGCACTCAG GGAGGTGCTGTGCTGTACGATGATTACTCACCAAGTGCTGCTCAGAGGAGCGGCTCAGTGTTTTCTGCTGCACAGCGCTCTCTGCCTGACAGATGTG TCCATCGTGACTCTGGATGAGATCTTTGGCTTCCTGGTGCACTTCCGTTCAGATGAGTCCCTGTGCCGTGGCACAGTTCTCTGGGATCAG CTGTGTCAGTGGTTGCTGGAAAACGAGGGCAAGTTCGCACCCACGGTTGGAAATCCAGATGCCCCTGGACGCCACCAGACGGAGACGGGGATCATCAATGTGCGCACATACGTTCAGCAGCGACTGGAGGTTTTCCTTGTGGctccagccatgacag ATCAGGCAGACAGTCTTCCAGACCCCGGGGAAGCAGAGGTCCTGGCTCGTGCCATCCTTCTGTCTGCAGACATGGATGTGACCAGACTcggggaggaggaggcggccgGCAGGCTGGAGACGCTCCTACGCCCCTTACTCGAGGTCCTGCGCAGGCTGAGTACCAACGTGTACCTCCCAGTGTGCAAGAGCGACAGGAGCCTTCAACTGCTGCTGCGGCTCCTCCAACTGCAGCGCAGGCGCGGCGGCCTAGGCGCAGAAACGGAGAACG ATGATTGGGTGGAGGCTGCCATGAAGACGCTAGTCCTGCAgacggtggaggaggtgcaggagTTCCTCGCTCGCAGGCTAAGCGGGGAGCTGCAGGAG GTGTGTGATGTGGAGCGTGCCGGGTTGTATTTGTCTCTCCTGCGGGAGGCGCTTTTGCGTTTCAGCCATGTGGAATGGTACCGCTGCAGCGTGCAGGACCGCCTGGTGCCCAGACTTATACAGGCATGCAGGAGCATCCTGACTGAACCCACTGAGCAG ATTCCTACTGTTCAGGGCCAGGTGCCACGGGCTGTGGCCATGGCGGTTCTGTCGCTGCTGTGTGAAGTGGCCGAGGGTGGCGTGTTGGAGCCACAGTCTGAGGCCATGCTGTCCCTTGGTTTCCTGAGTGACTACTTCCATCTCAGCCCTGAGCACTTTAACCAGCCCTTAGTGAAACCAGCAGCGCAGCAGTCAGACAG CACTGTGGATGACAGTCCGTTCCTCCGTGACTGGGGCCGCATAGCAGCGCATTTTATTCGAGACCAGTGGACGTGTCTGGGTTTCCTCCAGAGGTCTGCTGCCCATTCAGGTTCCCAGCAGGCCTCTAAGGCTTGTGTTGCCCTTCAGGCTGCTGTGGAGGCTCTGGGTCTGTTGCCCAGCGATTTGGTGCTTCCCCTCCTGGACTTCATGGCATCTGTTTTGCCACAA GTGGCAGTGTGTGAAGAGTTTCTCTGTGTAGAGGCAGTGACCGCCTCATGGAAAGTGGTGCTCGGGTTGAGCGGTAATGCCCGTGACTTCTGGTCCACGCTGCAGTCGTTTGTACAAGTGGCTTTTGGGCGTGGGGCCCTGGAGCTGAGAGAGGAAGAAGCACCCAACCTCACCAAGAGCCTCCACAAG ATTGCCGGTGAGCTAATAGAGCTTGGTCAGGCCAAAATGGGAGTGTTCAACGTGTTGATCCGTCAGTGCTGCTGCATCTGGCTGCCGTCTGGGTCAGAAAGTGAAAGCGGGGCTGATGGCCACTTCTCCAGCGCTATGTCTCACCTGGACATCCTGACAGAAGCCTGTCTGTATGGACCAGTCTTCAGAAGGGACCAAAG GCTAATACAGGAAGTTCAGACCTACGTAGAGCAGCTTGGGGAAGCGTGTGCTGCCAACTCCGCCGTCAGCAG TGATAACAGGGACGAACAGTTCCCTCGCGTGTGTGCCGTGGCGTTCCTCAGCCGCCTGCAGCCCCACAACCACCTGCACCAAACGCTCATGGAGGCTCTGCTGCTGCGCTTACTGGAGAag GATCAAGAGATTGCCAAATCTAAAGTACGTTACTATAGCAACTCCTTGCAGCACCGTGTGAAGAACCGGGTATGGCAGACAGTGCTGTTACTGTTGCCTAAACTGAGAACG gagtttgtggtggggacggtgctcggCCGTGTGTTTGAGGCGGCATTCTGTAGCAACCAGGCCTCGGTGAAGTACCTGATCGAATGGGCCATGGTGCTGATACTCTATAATAACCCCTCGTGTATGGAGCAGCTGTGGGAATGCTTCAGTGTG GATCAAGAGAAAACAAAGACCAGCGTCTGCACTTTCCTCTCTGTGCTGGTGCATATGAACATCCTCCTACCAAAAGTGCAAGACAAG GTGGGTCAGTGGAGCAGAGCTCTGGAGGTGATCCTGCAGTCATGTTTCAGCCATAACTTCAGTGTTCGGCTGTATGCTCTGCTGGCcttgaaaaaagtttggagCCTGGAGGGCGCCCGGAGTGCAGCTGAAGAGGCCTTGGGCGGTTCTAGTGCTATTGGAGGCCTGGCTACTGTGGTCCAAGCCTGCCTACACCAGGCTGACGTCATGCAGAACTCCGG GAACGCTATGAAGAACTGGTTGAGAATACAGGCGCATTTCTTCTTCAGTGTATTTCATCCACTGAGAGACTACAGTGTGGAG aCCATTTTCTACACCTTTCCCAGCCTGTCAGAGCTGTCAGATGATGAATGGATTCCATTATGGAAGTTTGAAAGGATGGTGGAATTTTCCCCGAATCCACAGCTTCCCTTGAGGAACCCGGGGCAGGATCTCATCCAGGCGTGTGGAGTCTGGATCCAGCAGGACAGAG ATGATTTGGAGCAGGAAGAGCGCTGGGCTGAGGTGCAGAAGAAGATCATGCCCTGGAACTTGAGTATCCAGGAACAGGAGCCCCTTCTGGCAGCCCAGCAGAGGTCACAGCGTCTGGGCAAGATGAACACTGCCCTACTGGTTGTTGCCTCACTCATCGATAAACCAACTAATTTAGGGG GTCTGTGCAGGACATGTGAGATCTTTGGGGCCAGTGCGTTGGTGCTGGACAGCCTCCGCCATGTTGGTGACAAGCATTTCCAGGCCCTCAGCGTTTCATCAGAGCTCTGGCTTCCGATGTTGGAG GTTAAGCCTGTGGAGCTGGTGGACTTCCTACAGCTAAAGAAGAGGGAGGGCTACTGCATTATTGGGGTTGAGCAGACAGCAAACAGTCAAAACCTTCAGGACTTCAAGTTTCCAGAGAAGACACTGCTCCTGCTGGG TAACGAGAGAGAAGGTATCCCGGCCAACCTGCTGCAGATGCTGGACGTGTGCGTGGAGATTCCGCAGCATGGGGTCACCCGTTCCCTCAACGTGCACGTGAGCGCCGCCCTGCTGGTGTGGGAGTACACGCGCCAGCACAAGGCCCCTCCACCCAGCCGCTGA
- the LOC114795484 gene encoding 5-hydroxytryptamine receptor 1B, whose amino-acid sequence MDPSAVVGFDRGDIFGELRGSHRNQTLPRLNLSPRTKLLLEALMALMCVGAVTGNILVIVIVAATKTFHCVTSILIINLAISDLLVGIGVMPFVAVSVMSSGWVDCTDLCVYVGYTSSVYCTASVLTLAAIALDRYHSIVDCLRYSSRCTAWRTGGAVVWIWLQAMLTSCPPLLGWSTVDYVAPMYSCAINWASSPSYTAFVAGVSFLFPATAILFCYVKIVRVARSHARRIHSLEDHLNRSRRSQGGGVPGRLVYYLSGRFVSEGVSGDGASQSAAPRDPRFGLHSQPQPPSQPNQHHGVLRLFMVISAFFLCWTPYVGVAVVQATEAALSRTTSLVPPSAVTFSYWLVLLNSDINPLLYALLSKRFQGALRCLKQKVQARLGGLVGGGDVGLEGEGRVYGNPRSGATPSHVPSQENHGSHQASIYTLSSSTQEIYREHVHHVLLPGSASCSSSSRSSSSQWNNCTDAAPQRPECLQVPSRPEEDDKRPCKAATQERQATYFYGQITVRVEHDIS is encoded by the exons ATGGATCCGTCCGCCGTCGTGGGGTTCGACCGGGGGGACATTTTCGGGGAGCTGCGGGGGTCGCACAGGAACCAGACGCTGCCGCGGCTCAACTTGTCCCCGCGGACCAAGCTGCTCCTGGAGGCGCTGATGGCGCTGATGTGCGTGGGCGCCGTGACAG GCAATATCCTCGTGATTGTTATAGTGGCGGCAACCAAAACGTTCCACTGCGTGACGTCAATCCTCATCATTAACCTGGCCATCAGTGACCTGCTGGTGGGCATCGGGGTCATGCCCTTCGTGGCCGTGTCCGTCATGAGCAGCGGCTGGGTGGACTGCACA gacctgtgtgtgtatgtgggctACACCTCCTCGGTGTACTGCACCGCCTCGGTGCTGACGCTGGCGGCCATCGCGCTGGACCGGTACCACTCCATCGTGGACTGCTTGCGCTACAGCTCGCGCTGCACGGCGTGGAGGACGGGCGGAGCCGTCGTCTGGATCTGGCTGCAGGCCATGCTGACCAGCTGCCCTCCGCTGCTGGGCTGGAGTACGGTGGACTACGTGGCGCCCATGTACAGCTGTGCCATCAACTGGGCCAGCAGCCCCAGCTACACCGCCTTCGTGGCCGGCGTGTCTTTCCTCTTCCCCGCCACCGCCATTCTCTTCTGCTACGTGAAGATCGTGCGTGTTGCCCGCAGCCACGCCAGGAGGATCCACAGCCTGGAGGACCACCTCAACCGTAGCCGTAGAAGCCAGGGCGGAGGTGTTCCCGGCAGGCTGGTCTACTACCTCAGCGGGAGGTTTGTGTCCGAAGGCGTCTCTGGAGACGGTGCGTCTCAGTCGGCTGCACCGCGGGACCCCAGGTTTGGGCTGCACAGTCAGCCTCAGCCTCCCAGCCAACCCAACCAGCACCACGGCGTCCTGCGCCTCTTCATGGTGATCTCCGCCTTCTTCTTGTGCTGGACACCTTATGTTGGTGTGGCCGTGGTCCAAGCCACAGAGGCCGCACTGTCACGGACCACAAGCCTGGTCCCGCCCTCGGCGGTCACCTTTTCGTATTGGCTGGTGCTCCTGAACTCTGACATCAACCCTCTGCTGTATGCGCTGCTCAGTAAGCGCTTCCAGGGGGCTCTGCGGTGCCTGAAACAGAAGGTCCAGGCCAGACTCGGGGGCCTGGTCGGAGGAGGGGACGTGGGGTTAGAGGGAGAGGGCAGGGTGTACGGTAACCCCCGCTCTGGAGCTACGCCCAGCCACGTTCCATCACAGGAGAACCATGGCAGCCATCAGGCCTCCATCTACACCCTGAGCTCCAGCACTCAGGAGATCTACAGAGAACATGTTCACCACGTCCTTTTGCCTGGTAgtgcctcctgctcctcctcctcccgctcctCCAGTTCACAGTGGAATAACTGTACAGACGCTGCCCCCCAGAGGCCGGAGTGCCTGCAGGTCCCGTCTCGACCGGAGGAGGACGACAAGCGGCCCTGCAAAGCCGCTACGCAGGAGAGACAGGCCACTTACTTTTACGGACAGATCACAGTGAGGGTGGAGCATGACATTTCCTGA
- the slc35f3b gene encoding putative thiamine transporter SLC35F3 isoform X4, whose amino-acid sequence MKKHSARVAPLSACNSPVLTLTKVEGDDRPRENAVGTTAGQASGGGAGTDVGSTKRRLRCCVKVTAVQVQKALWGVAMVMCVCSSWAGSTQLAKLAFKQFDAPFTLTWFATTWNGLFFPLYYIGHLLKNPERQTPRQRFRECCRFFGDDGLTAKVFFTKVAPFGLLWILTNYLYLQALRKINTTDVSALFCCNKAFVFLLSWIVLRDRFMGVRIVAAILAIAGIVMMTYADGFHSHSVIGITLVVASASMSALYKVLFKLVLGSAKFGEAALFLSIVGAANFVFISFVPVILYFTHIEYFDSPDDIPWAYLCGVAALLLAFNILVNFGIAITYPTLISLGIVLSVPVNAMVDLYTCDIHFNTVRLIAIFIICLGFLMLLLPEDWDQCLIQLSTRLRKRDDPVDGAGEAGMTSGLNRSRRVRTSMSTFTH is encoded by the exons gaGACGACCGACCCCGGGAGAATGCAGTGGGCACAACAGCCGGGCAGGCatcggggggcggggcgggcaCAGATGTAGGCAGCACCAAGAGGCGGCTACGATGCTGTGTGAAGGTGACGGCCGTGCAGGTTCAGAAGGCCTTGTGGGGCGTCGCCATGGTCATGTGTGTCTGCTCGTCCTGGGCCGGCTCCACCCAGCTGGCCAAGCTCGCCTTCAAGCAGTTCGACGCCCCCTTCACACTCACCTGGTTTGCCACCACCTGGAACGGCCTCTTCTTCCCCCTCTACTACATCGGGCACCTGTTGAAGAACCCGGAGAGGCAGACGCCGCGCCAGAGGTTCAG GGAATGCTGCAGGTTTTTCGGAGATGACGGGCTGACAGCGAAGGTGTTCTTCACTAAAGTGGCTCCCTTCGGTCTGCTCTGGATCCTCACCAACTACCTGTATCTGCAGGCCCTACGCAAGATCAACACCACAGATGTGTCAGCGCTCTTCTGCTGCAACAAGGCCTTTGTCTTCCTGCTGTCCTGGATCGTGTTGAGGGACCGCTTCATGGGCGTGAGA atagTGGCTGCCATTTTGGCCATTGCTGGCATTGTGATGATGACGTATGCAGATGGATTCCACAGCCACTCGGTTATTGGAATCACACTGGTGGTGGCATCTGCATCAATGTCAGCCCTCTACAAG GTGCTTTTCAAGCTGGTCCTGGGAAGTGCCAAGTTCGGGGAGGCCGCACTGTTTCTCTCCATCGTTGGAGCGGCCAACTTTGTGTTCATCAGTTTCGTGCCAGTCATCTTGTACTTCACTCACATCGAGTACTTTGACTCCCCAGATGACATCCCCTGGGCATATCTTTGTGGGGTGGCTGCCTTGCTGCTGG CTTTCAACATACTGGTGAACTTTGGAATAGCGATAACATACCCAACACTGATTTCGCTTGGAATTGTCCTGAGTGTCCCAGTTAATGCAA TGGTGGACCTGTACACCTGTGATATCCATTTCAATACGGTGCGTCTCATTGCCATCTTCATCATCTGCCTGGGGTTcctcatgctgctgctgccagagGACTGGGACCAGTGCCTCATCCAGCTCAGTACCAGGCTGCGCAAGCGCGATGACCCCGTAGATGGCGCCGGAGAGGCGGGGATGACCTCAGGCCTCAACCGGAGCCGGAGAGTCAGGACGTCCATGTCGACCTTTACTCACTGA